One Desertifilum tharense IPPAS B-1220 genomic window, TGCTCTTAGCCGAAGACGCAACCGTAACAATGGCCCATTCTCGGACGCAAAACTTATCAGGCATCACCTCAGAGGCTGATATTCTAATTGTGGCGGCAGGTCGTCCCGAACTCGTCACCGCAGAGATGGTCAAACCCGGTGCGGTTGTGGTTGATGTTGGCATTAACCGCGTCACCTCAGCCGATGGCAAAAGCCGTTTAGTGGGTGACGTTCATTTTGATTCAGTTCAACAGGTTGCCCAATTTATTACCCCCGTTCCCGGTGGAATTGGGCCGATGACTGTCACCATGCTGTTGCACAATACAGTATGGAGCTACGCCCATCGGGAAGGCAAAACTCACACTTAACAAGCCCTCATAGCATTAATTAGTGATTGGCATGACAAGTTTAAGGAATCCAGGGATGGTAGTCACGGACGATATGCAGTTGCCTCAACAGGCATCTCCATTTGACTTAAAGGCTTATTTGCGAGAGCGACAAGCCCAGGTTGAAGCGGCCTTAGATCGCGCCGTGCCGCTAACTTACCCAGAAACGCTCTACGAATCCATGCGCTATTCGCTATTTGCCGGGGGAAAGCGCCTGCGTCCTATTTTATGTTTGGCAACCTGCGAACTGGCAGGCGGTACGATCGCAATGGCAATGCCAACCGCCTGTGCCTTAGAAATGATTCACACCATGTCGCTGATTCACGACGACTTGCCCGCAATGGATAATGACGATTACCGTCGCGGCAAGCTGACCAATCATAAGGTGTTTGGTGAAGATATTGCGATCCTGTCGGGCGATGCTTTACTCACCTATGCTTTTGAGCATATTGGCTTGCAAACCCGCGATGTCCCCGCAGATCGCGTCTTAAAGGTGATTGTCCGCCTCGCGAATGCGGTGGGGGCGGCCGGACTGGTGGGCGGTCAAGTGGTGGATTTAGAATCGGAAGGGAAAGCGAATTTGTCGCTAGAAACCTTAAACTTTATCCATACCCATAAAACGGGAGCGCTGTTAGAGGTTTCGGTCGTCTCTGGGGCAATTTTAGCCGGAGCCAGCGAAGCGGACGTGCAACGCCTGTCTCACTACGCTCAAAATATTGGGCTAGCGTTTCAGATTATTGACGATATTTTAGATATCACAGCGACTCAAGAAGAGTTAGGAAAAACGGCGGGTAAAGATTTACAAGCCCAAAAATTGACCTATCCGAGTTTGTGGGGGATTGATGAATCGCGCCGCCAAGCTCGACAATTAATTGAGAGTGCCAAGGCAGAGTTAGCGCCGTTTGGAGAACAGGCTAAACCGCTGTTGGCGATCGCAGATTTTATTACTGCCCGCAGCCACTAGGGATAGGTTATGCAAGACTTTGGTGAGATCCTCAACAATCGGGTGCTTCTCGTTGCCTTGAGTGCCTGTCTGATTGCCCAA contains:
- the crtE gene encoding geranylgeranyl diphosphate synthase CrtE is translated as MVVTDDMQLPQQASPFDLKAYLRERQAQVEAALDRAVPLTYPETLYESMRYSLFAGGKRLRPILCLATCELAGGTIAMAMPTACALEMIHTMSLIHDDLPAMDNDDYRRGKLTNHKVFGEDIAILSGDALLTYAFEHIGLQTRDVPADRVLKVIVRLANAVGAAGLVGGQVVDLESEGKANLSLETLNFIHTHKTGALLEVSVVSGAILAGASEADVQRLSHYAQNIGLAFQIIDDILDITATQEELGKTAGKDLQAQKLTYPSLWGIDESRRQARQLIESAKAELAPFGEQAKPLLAIADFITARSH